A genomic segment from Paenibacillus sp. FSL K6-1096 encodes:
- a CDS encoding FtsW/RodA/SpoVE family cell cycle protein gives MLQKIKKIDGVIVVILALLMVVSILSIYSVTHGRERLDGSHIKMIKFYIVGFVAFFGLTFVDYRLLVKYALYAYIIGIGILVMVTFFGTEKNGAQGWIDLGGLSLQPAELFKLVLILFLAAALVRKNKNKLLFWRDVVPMGLLSLLPFLIVLSQNDLGNALSYVVILAGLLWIGNIKFTHALIGLLIVGGSAAAGIMSYIHYHDELKTFLTDIGRSHWIERFDPWLVPEKATAKAIYHTKNAKMAIASGGMSGEGYMTGSSVQTDRVPYTYSDSIFVQIAEEYGFVGSALVLLLYFILIHRMILIALEAKDRGGPFLIVGVVAMLLYQIFENIGAFLGLMPLTGITLPFISFGGTSLLINMASIGLVMSVRLHGQEVEEDLPAPSLYASPAPAKKG, from the coding sequence ATGCTTCAGAAGATTAAGAAGATCGATGGCGTGATCGTGGTTATTCTTGCACTGCTGATGGTGGTCAGCATTTTATCTATATACAGTGTGACTCATGGACGTGAGAGGCTGGATGGCTCGCATATCAAAATGATCAAATTCTATATTGTCGGCTTCGTCGCCTTTTTCGGGCTGACCTTCGTGGACTACCGCCTGCTGGTGAAATATGCGTTATATGCATACATTATCGGGATAGGGATTCTGGTGATGGTCACCTTCTTCGGAACCGAAAAAAACGGCGCCCAGGGCTGGATCGATCTCGGAGGCCTCAGCCTCCAGCCTGCAGAGCTGTTCAAGCTGGTGCTGATTCTTTTCCTGGCCGCGGCGCTCGTCCGTAAGAATAAGAACAAGCTGCTCTTTTGGCGTGATGTGGTCCCGATGGGGCTCTTAAGTCTGCTGCCGTTTCTGATCGTGCTCAGCCAGAATGACCTGGGGAACGCTCTGTCTTATGTCGTGATTCTGGCGGGGCTTTTGTGGATCGGCAATATCAAATTTACCCACGCCCTTATCGGGCTGCTGATTGTCGGCGGCTCTGCCGCGGCCGGAATTATGAGCTATATCCACTATCACGATGAGCTTAAGACGTTCCTGACCGATATCGGCCGCTCCCACTGGATTGAACGCTTCGACCCGTGGCTGGTGCCGGAGAAGGCGACCGCCAAGGCGATCTACCATACCAAAAACGCCAAAATGGCCATCGCCTCCGGCGGAATGAGCGGGGAAGGCTATATGACCGGAAGCTCGGTGCAGACGGACCGTGTGCCTTACACGTACTCGGACTCCATTTTTGTACAGATTGCGGAGGAATACGGCTTTGTCGGCTCGGCGCTGGTGCTGCTGCTGTACTTCATTCTCATTCACCGGATGATCCTCATCGCACTGGAGGCCAAGGACAGGGGCGGGCCGTTCCTGATCGTGGGAGTGGTGGCGATGCTGCTCTACCAGATTTTTGAGAATATCGGCGCCTTCCTGGGCCTGATGCCGCTGACCGGGATTACGCTGCCGTTCATCAGCTTCGGGGGGACCTCACTGCTGATCAACATGGCGAGCATCGGTCTGGTCATGAGCGTACGCCT
- the prmC gene encoding peptide chain release factor N(5)-glutamine methyltransferase encodes MPDVQSIREAFAEASSFLAAHGVNEPQRSSQLLLEHVLGLSGAAYYMALADPFPAGLKSRWEALVSRRAAGEPVQYITGEQEFYGRAFEVTPEVLIPRPETELLVEAILKYGAQLWPDGMVPARGEAASAGNGAGAPRAARPLTAVDIGAGSGAISVTLAAEAPAWRVCAGDISPGALAVAGRNAQRHGTALDLRLGDLLEPFAGMETDILVSNPPYIPGGDIAGLQREVRDHEPRTALDGGGDGLNPYRRMMEQLPLLPAPPRLVGFELGQGQAEQVADMLRAAGHWDEIITIEDLAGIPRHVLGIARR; translated from the coding sequence ATGCCTGACGTGCAAAGCATCCGGGAAGCCTTTGCGGAGGCTTCTTCTTTTTTGGCCGCACATGGGGTGAACGAGCCCCAGCGCAGCAGCCAGCTGCTGCTGGAGCATGTGCTGGGCTTGTCCGGGGCGGCTTATTATATGGCGCTGGCCGATCCGTTCCCGGCTGGCCTTAAGTCCCGCTGGGAGGCGCTGGTCTCCCGCCGGGCAGCGGGCGAGCCGGTGCAATACATCACCGGCGAGCAGGAATTCTACGGCCGCGCCTTCGAGGTCACACCTGAGGTGCTGATCCCGCGCCCCGAGACGGAGCTGCTCGTCGAGGCAATATTAAAGTACGGCGCACAGCTGTGGCCGGACGGCATGGTGCCGGCGCGGGGTGAAGCCGCGTCCGCCGGTAACGGCGCAGGCGCGCCGCGCGCCGCGAGGCCGCTGACCGCCGTCGATATCGGCGCCGGCAGCGGGGCCATCTCCGTCACGCTGGCGGCCGAAGCGCCGGCGTGGCGGGTCTGCGCCGGCGACATCTCGCCCGGCGCGCTGGCCGTGGCCGGGCGCAATGCGCAGCGGCACGGCACGGCCCTGGACCTGCGGCTCGGCGATCTGCTCGAGCCGTTCGCGGGGATGGAGACGGATATTCTCGTCTCCAACCCGCCGTACATTCCCGGCGGCGATATCGCCGGGCTGCAGCGCGAGGTGCGCGACCATGAGCCGCGCACGGCGCTGGACGGCGGCGGGGACGGGCTGAACCCGTACCGCCGCATGATGGAGCAGCTGCCGCTGCTCCCGGCGCCGCCGCGCCTGGTCGGCTTCGAGCTCGGCCAGGGGCAGGCGGAGCAGGTAGCCGATATGCTGCGGGCAGCCGGGCATTGGGACGAGATCATCACCATCGAGGATCTCGCCGGTATTCCCCGGCATGTGCTGGGCATAGCACGCCGGTAG
- the prfA gene encoding peptide chain release factor 1 yields MLDRLQSLADRYEKLSELLCDPDVASDSKKLRDYSKEQSDLQPAFEAYSEYKNVMEELEAAKMMQAEKLDDEMKEMVKMEIEELSARQIELEEKIRVLLLPKDPNDDKNVIVEIRGAAGGDEAALFASDLYRMYTRYADAQGWRVELMDVNTNDLGGFKEVIFMINGRGAYSKMKFESGAHRVQRIPTTESGGRIHTSTSTVAVMPEAEEFEIEIHDKDIRVDTFCSSGAGGQSVNTTKSAVRVTHVPTGIVATCQDGKSQNSNKEKALQVLRARISDLKRQEEEAKYSGERKSKVGTGDRSERIRTYNFPQSRVTDHRIGLTLHRLDQVMNGDITEIISALSIAEQAELMQKGE; encoded by the coding sequence TTGTTGGACCGATTGCAATCCCTGGCGGACCGCTATGAGAAACTCAGTGAACTGCTATGTGACCCGGATGTTGCAAGCGACAGTAAGAAACTGAGGGACTATTCCAAAGAACAATCCGACTTGCAGCCCGCCTTCGAGGCGTATAGCGAATATAAGAATGTAATGGAAGAGCTTGAAGCCGCGAAGATGATGCAGGCCGAGAAGCTTGATGATGAAATGAAAGAAATGGTCAAAATGGAGATCGAGGAGCTGTCCGCGCGCCAGATTGAGCTGGAGGAGAAGATCCGTGTGCTGCTTCTGCCGAAGGACCCTAATGACGACAAGAACGTCATCGTGGAAATCCGCGGCGCCGCCGGCGGCGATGAAGCGGCTCTGTTCGCCTCCGACCTGTACCGCATGTATACCCGTTATGCCGATGCCCAGGGCTGGCGCGTCGAGCTGATGGATGTGAATACGAATGACCTCGGCGGCTTCAAGGAAGTTATCTTCATGATTAACGGCCGCGGCGCATACAGCAAAATGAAGTTCGAGAGCGGCGCGCACCGCGTGCAGCGCATCCCGACGACTGAGTCCGGCGGACGTATCCATACGTCCACTTCCACCGTGGCGGTTATGCCTGAAGCGGAAGAATTCGAAATCGAGATTCATGACAAGGACATCCGTGTCGATACCTTCTGCTCCAGTGGTGCGGGCGGACAGTCCGTTAATACAACCAAGTCGGCTGTACGTGTAACCCACGTGCCTACCGGCATTGTCGCGACCTGCCAGGACGGCAAGTCCCAGAACTCCAACAAGGAGAAGGCACTGCAGGTACTGCGTGCCCGCATCTCGGACCTGAAGCGCCAGGAAGAGGAAGCGAAGTATTCCGGGGAGCGGAAGAGCAAGGTGGGCACCGGGGACCGCAGTGAGCGCATCCGTACCTACAACTTCCCGCAGAGCCGTGTAACGGATCACCGGATCGGCCTGACCCTGCACCGTCTGGACCAGGTGATGAACGGTGATATTACCGAGATCATCTCGGCCCTGTCGATTGCGGAGCAAGCGGAATTGATGCAAAAAGGAGAATAA
- the ychF gene encoding redox-regulated ATPase YchF, which produces MALKAGIVGLPNVGKSTLFNAITQAGAESANYPFCTIDPNVGVVEVPDERLDKLVELVQPNKTVPTAFEFVDIAGLVRGASKGEGLGNKFLAHIREVDAIVHVVRCFVDENVTHVDGKVNPISDIQTINLELILADLESVEKRIERSRKNIKGGDKKYAQEVEVLERVKEVLYQDQPARSLDLSDDERLIVRDLHLLTLKPVLYAANVGEDEVATAEENPYVKQVREFAAAENAEVVPISAKVEAEIAELEGEDKEMFLEELGLQESGLNRLIKAAYKLLGLYTYFTAGVQEVRAWTIRKGTKAPGAAGVIHSDFERGFIRAEVVSYTDLVAAGSMNGAKERGQLRLEGKEYLVQDGDVMHFRFNV; this is translated from the coding sequence ATGGCTTTGAAAGCAGGTATCGTTGGGCTTCCCAACGTTGGTAAATCGACATTATTTAATGCTATTACCCAGGCAGGTGCGGAGTCTGCGAACTATCCTTTCTGCACCATCGATCCGAATGTGGGCGTTGTGGAAGTGCCGGACGAGCGTCTGGATAAGCTGGTGGAGCTGGTGCAGCCGAACAAGACGGTTCCGACCGCTTTTGAATTCGTGGATATTGCCGGACTCGTGCGCGGCGCAAGCAAGGGCGAAGGCCTGGGCAACAAGTTCCTGGCGCATATCCGCGAGGTGGATGCCATTGTGCACGTAGTGCGCTGCTTCGTCGATGAGAACGTGACCCACGTAGACGGCAAGGTGAATCCGATCAGCGACATCCAGACGATTAACCTGGAGCTGATTCTGGCCGATCTGGAGAGCGTGGAGAAGCGGATTGAGCGTTCCCGCAAAAATATCAAGGGCGGCGACAAGAAATACGCCCAGGAAGTAGAAGTACTGGAGCGCGTGAAGGAAGTTCTGTATCAGGACCAGCCTGCACGCAGTCTGGATTTGTCCGATGACGAGCGCCTGATCGTGCGCGATCTCCATCTGCTGACGCTGAAGCCGGTGCTGTATGCGGCGAATGTAGGCGAGGATGAGGTAGCGACCGCTGAAGAGAACCCTTATGTGAAGCAGGTCCGTGAGTTCGCAGCCGCCGAGAATGCGGAGGTGGTGCCGATCAGCGCGAAGGTGGAAGCCGAGATTGCCGAGCTGGAGGGCGAAGACAAGGAGATGTTCCTGGAAGAGCTGGGGCTGCAGGAATCCGGGCTGAACCGCCTGATCAAGGCTGCCTACAAGCTGCTGGGATTGTACACTTACTTCACTGCGGGCGTGCAGGAGGTTCGTGCCTGGACCATCCGCAAGGGCACCAAGGCACCAGGAGCAGCAGGTGTGATCCACTCTGATTTCGAACGCGGATTTATCCGGGCCGAGGTCGTATCGTATACTGACCTGGTAGCGGCAGGCTCGATGAACGGCGCCAAGGAACGCGGCCAGCTGCGTCTGGAAGGCAAGGAATACCTGGTGCAGGACGGCGACGTCATGCACTTCCGCTTCAACGTATAG
- a CDS encoding GNAT family N-acetyltransferase produces MITLVPMDEATFQSFLKQSTSDYAEEKVKAGTWAADTALTQAREEMNRYLPQGLHTEGAYFYSVVEQATGTQAGYLWINVTEKRGVREAFIYDIYIFEPFQGRGYGKQTLLLLDEEARKLKVAKIGLHVFGHNERAFGLYKKMGFQVTDITMSKTL; encoded by the coding sequence ATGATTACACTGGTCCCGATGGACGAAGCAACATTTCAGTCGTTTTTGAAGCAATCTACAAGCGACTACGCAGAAGAGAAGGTCAAAGCAGGAACCTGGGCTGCTGACACAGCATTAACGCAGGCCCGGGAAGAAATGAACCGCTACCTGCCGCAAGGGCTTCATACAGAGGGAGCTTATTTCTATTCTGTGGTGGAGCAGGCCACGGGAACCCAGGCCGGTTATCTCTGGATCAATGTGACCGAGAAGCGCGGGGTGCGGGAGGCTTTTATCTATGACATTTATATTTTCGAGCCGTTCCAGGGCCGGGGGTACGGCAAGCAGACGCTGCTCCTGCTCGATGAGGAAGCCCGCAAGCTGAAGGTGGCCAAGATCGGCCTGCATGTCTTCGGGCACAACGAACGCGCCTTCGGTCTGTATAAGAAAATGGGCTTCCAGGTCACAGATATTACGATGTCTAAGACACTGTAA
- the fni gene encoding type 2 isopentenyl-diphosphate Delta-isomerase — translation MNDRPQDRVPQSSAEQPGSGTATRQQSQGNAGQQSLLPESRTGERKIEHVRLCLNEDVAGNGITTGFEQYRFRHNALPEVDFEQISLSTEFLGRKLRTPLLISSMTGGSKATGSINARLAEAAERRGWALGVGSVRAAVERADLASTFYVRGNAPTIPVIANVGAVQLSLGFGVEECRRAVDIAGADWLVLHLNGLQEVFQPEGDTGFASLLKRIAALCRSLEVPVGVKEVGWGIDGETAARLYDAGVAFIDVAGAGGTSWSQVEKFRSIDPVRRAAAEAFADWGIPTAECIAEVRAVSADGPLIGSGGLKHGVDAAKALALGADLAGFGRGLLGPAVSSEEALDQALAQVELELQTVMFGIGAPDLAALRGTPRLVRR, via the coding sequence ATGAATGACAGGCCGCAGGACCGTGTGCCGCAGAGCTCCGCAGAGCAGCCGGGCAGCGGGACGGCAACAAGGCAGCAGAGTCAGGGCAATGCCGGGCAGCAATCGCTGCTGCCTGAATCCAGAACCGGCGAACGGAAGATTGAGCATGTCCGGCTCTGCCTGAATGAGGATGTTGCCGGCAACGGTATTACAACCGGCTTCGAGCAGTACCGGTTCCGCCATAATGCCCTGCCCGAGGTGGACTTTGAGCAAATCTCGCTGAGCACGGAGTTTCTGGGCCGCAAGCTGCGGACTCCGCTGCTGATCAGCTCCATGACCGGCGGAAGCAAGGCCACCGGCAGCATAAACGCCCGGCTGGCCGAAGCCGCCGAGCGGCGGGGCTGGGCGCTTGGCGTCGGCTCGGTCCGCGCCGCTGTAGAGCGTGCCGACCTGGCGTCCACCTTCTACGTGCGCGGCAACGCGCCCACGATTCCGGTGATCGCCAATGTCGGAGCAGTCCAGCTCTCCCTGGGCTTCGGGGTAGAGGAATGCCGCCGCGCCGTCGATATCGCGGGTGCTGACTGGCTCGTGCTGCATCTGAACGGGCTGCAGGAGGTCTTCCAGCCGGAGGGCGATACGGGCTTCGCTTCTCTGCTGAAGCGGATCGCGGCCTTGTGCCGCAGCCTTGAAGTGCCGGTAGGCGTCAAGGAGGTCGGCTGGGGCATCGACGGCGAGACGGCGGCCCGGCTATATGACGCCGGAGTTGCCTTCATCGATGTGGCCGGTGCAGGCGGCACCTCCTGGAGCCAGGTCGAGAAGTTCCGCAGCATCGACCCTGTGCGGCGCGCGGCGGCGGAGGCCTTCGCCGACTGGGGCATCCCCACGGCGGAATGCATCGCCGAGGTGCGGGCAGTATCAGCGGACGGCCCGCTGATCGGCAGCGGCGGGCTGAAGCATGGCGTCGATGCCGCCAAAGCGCTGGCGCTTGGCGCGGACCTGGCCGGCTTCGGGCGGGGGCTGCTCGGCCCGGCGGTCAGCTCGGAGGAGGCGCTGGACCAGGCGCTGGCGCAGGTCGAGCTGGAGCTGCAGACGGTGATGTTCGGCATAGGCGCGCCGGACCTGGCGGCCCTGCGCGGCACACCCCGGCTGGTCCGGCGCTGA
- the crtI gene encoding phytoene desaturase family protein has product MKRKAVIIGAGFGGLSCAVTLAARGWEVTVLERQPQPGGKLQRVQAGGYTFDRGPSTITMPHVFRSLYELAGARMEDYVQLYELEPRTRNVFADGKVVDFSRDTGRMQEQIAAYSPADAARLPDFLAEAARLHELSGKQFLNRLLLSWRDKASPSLVRDLLRVRPWLNLHKLLLRYFSHPHTLAMFGRYATYVGSSPYQSPSIFAMLGHLELQEGVYGVKGGTYSLVSGLAALARNLGVQIITGTEVTGISVVSGAVEGVETEQGFYPARTVIAGGDVLTINRMLLPEADRPGMTDRRIEAYEPSLSGLVTLAGVPRTYDTLLHHTVFFPENYEQEFKDIFGRRRPPQQPTVYVCHSGYSEPGMAPRGGSNLFILANAPYLSPACDWSSETDAYGERVLSVLESHGITGLSSAEVLQRYTPRDIARDTLAHKGAIYGISSNTVRQTFSRPGNRSKDVQGLWYVGGTTHPGGGTPVVSLSGRLVGEAVAGLQ; this is encoded by the coding sequence ATGAAACGGAAGGCTGTTATCATAGGAGCCGGATTCGGAGGATTGTCCTGCGCGGTGACCCTCGCTGCCCGGGGCTGGGAGGTCACCGTGCTGGAGCGGCAGCCGCAGCCCGGCGGCAAGCTGCAGCGTGTGCAGGCGGGAGGCTACACCTTCGACCGTGGTCCAAGCACGATCACCATGCCTCATGTATTCCGCTCGCTGTATGAGCTTGCCGGGGCGCGCATGGAGGATTATGTCCAGCTCTATGAGCTGGAGCCGCGCACCCGCAATGTGTTCGCTGACGGCAAGGTGGTCGATTTCTCGCGGGACACCGGGAGAATGCAGGAGCAGATCGCAGCTTACAGCCCGGCAGATGCCGCGCGGTTGCCGGACTTCCTGGCGGAGGCAGCGCGGCTGCATGAGCTGAGCGGGAAGCAGTTCCTGAACCGGCTGCTGCTCTCCTGGAGGGATAAAGCCTCGCCATCACTGGTGCGGGACCTGCTGCGGGTCAGACCGTGGCTCAATCTTCATAAGCTCCTGCTCCGCTACTTCAGCCACCCGCATACGCTGGCCATGTTCGGCCGCTATGCCACCTATGTCGGTTCTTCCCCGTACCAGTCGCCTTCCATCTTCGCGATGCTGGGGCATCTTGAGCTTCAGGAGGGCGTATACGGGGTCAAGGGCGGCACGTATTCCCTGGTCAGCGGCCTGGCCGCACTGGCCCGGAATCTGGGCGTGCAGATTATTACAGGAACAGAGGTTACGGGGATTTCTGTCGTCTCCGGTGCTGTGGAAGGGGTAGAGACGGAGCAGGGCTTCTATCCTGCCAGGACGGTGATCGCCGGCGGCGATGTGCTGACCATTAACCGGATGCTGCTGCCGGAAGCGGACCGTCCGGGGATGACGGACCGCAGAATAGAAGCCTACGAGCCGTCCCTGTCCGGGCTGGTTACGCTGGCGGGAGTGCCGCGCACGTATGATACGCTGCTGCATCATACGGTGTTTTTCCCGGAGAACTATGAGCAGGAATTCAAGGACATCTTCGGGCGTAGACGTCCTCCGCAGCAGCCAACAGTTTATGTCTGCCACTCAGGATATTCGGAGCCGGGGATGGCACCTAGGGGCGGAAGCAATCTGTTCATTCTGGCGAATGCCCCTTACCTGAGTCCGGCCTGTGACTGGAGCAGCGAGACGGATGCTTACGGGGAACGGGTGCTGTCGGTGCTGGAGAGCCACGGTATTACCGGGCTGTCCTCCGCAGAAGTCCTGCAGCGCTATACACCGCGTGATATTGCCCGTGATACCCTCGCGCACAAGGGGGCGATCTACGGGATCTCCTCCAATACCGTCCGCCAGACCTTCTCGCGTCCGGGCAACCGCTCGAAGGATGTGCAGGGGCTCTGGTATGTGGGCGGGACCACCCATCCCGGCGGCGGAACGCCGGTCGTGTCCTTGTCCGGCAGGCTGGTGGGCGAAGCGGTTGCCGGACTTCAGTGA
- a CDS encoding glycosyltransferase family A protein, with translation MAGPAAAGQGEGMSVFFQVITGLLVLQLLFALWNKAQLPGLGVGAGAVGAEAVRRPVTARVRRLSVLIPARNEAANIAGCLSSVLACPTDGLEVEILVLDDSSADGTGDIAAAAGGDRVRVLRGRELPEGWLGKSHACAQLAEAASGDWLLFLDADVRLQPSALQAARAAAEAAGSGLVTGFPRQVTGTWLEQLVVPLMVFTIICHLPVPLVRGSRDPRFVAAHGGFLLIRRSSYSRCGGHIAIRSELVDDMALARAMKRAGEPVVLADITEHVSMRMYHNARQVWNGYRKNIYAGTGRSPALLLAVLLMYWSLYVLPAAALLWFVLSGQPGAAVWPAVAVAAGITVKRISDAAGRQPVWFCLLVPASILCLSLIAVASWRGSRSRGGYEWKGRRYG, from the coding sequence TATTCGCGTTATGGAATAAAGCGCAGCTTCCGGGGCTGGGGGTAGGGGCTGGAGCTGTGGGAGCGGAAGCCGTGCGGCGGCCGGTGACTGCCCGGGTCCGGCGTCTGTCGGTGCTGATTCCCGCCCGCAACGAGGCGGCTAATATTGCCGGCTGCCTCTCCTCTGTGCTGGCTTGCCCCACGGATGGTCTGGAGGTGGAGATTCTGGTGCTGGACGATTCGTCGGCGGACGGAACTGGGGACATCGCTGCCGCCGCCGGAGGAGACCGGGTCCGTGTGCTGAGGGGCCGGGAGCTGCCGGAGGGCTGGCTGGGCAAGTCTCACGCCTGCGCCCAGCTTGCAGAAGCGGCCAGCGGCGACTGGCTGCTGTTCCTGGATGCGGATGTCCGCTTGCAGCCTTCGGCGCTCCAGGCGGCGCGCGCTGCCGCCGAAGCTGCGGGCAGCGGGCTGGTCACAGGTTTCCCCAGGCAGGTGACCGGGACCTGGCTGGAGCAGCTGGTGGTGCCGCTGATGGTCTTCACGATCATCTGCCACCTGCCGGTTCCGCTGGTCCGCGGCTCCCGCGATCCGCGATTCGTTGCCGCGCACGGCGGCTTCCTGCTGATTCGCCGGAGCAGCTACAGCCGCTGCGGGGGACACATTGCCATCCGCAGCGAGCTGGTGGACGACATGGCCCTGGCCCGGGCGATGAAGCGGGCAGGCGAACCGGTTGTCCTTGCAGATATTACGGAGCATGTGTCCATGCGGATGTACCATAATGCGCGGCAGGTGTGGAACGGCTACCGGAAGAACATCTACGCCGGTACCGGCCGCAGCCCGGCGCTGCTGCTGGCGGTGCTCCTGATGTACTGGTCGCTGTATGTTTTGCCTGCTGCTGCCTTGCTCTGGTTCGTCTTGAGCGGTCAGCCAGGTGCGGCTGTATGGCCTGCTGTTGCCGTGGCAGCCGGTATCACTGTCAAACGGATCAGTGATGCCGCCGGGAGGCAGCCGGTCTGGTTCTGCCTCCTGGTCCCGGCCAGTATCCTCTGCCTGTCCCTGATAGCCGTGGCCTCCTGGCGCGGAAGCCGCTCACGCGGAGGTTATGAATGGAAAGGAAGGCGTTATGGATGA